In Ciconia boyciana chromosome 16, ASM3463844v1, whole genome shotgun sequence, one genomic interval encodes:
- the ARMC7 gene encoding armadillo repeat-containing protein 7, translated as MELGRLEYLQALVTEFQVTDSPEAKEQVLANLANFAYDPKNYEYLRQLQVLDLFLDTLSEDNETLVEFAIGGLCNLCLDKINKDYILEANGVEPIINCLSSSNEETVMSAVTTLMYLTTPQSRQQTTALPVVECMLRFSLSASRRLSNLATVFLEDYCTPLQVEEARNLSKHTAVGIPLPKD; from the exons ATGGAGCTGGGGCGGCTGGAGTACCTGCAGGCCCTCGTCACCGAGTTCCAGGTGACAGACAGCCCAG AGGCCAAGGAGCAGGTACTGGCGAACCTGGCCAACTTCGCCTACGATCCCAAAAACTACGAGTACCTCCGGCAACTTCAGGTCCTGGATCTGTTCCTTGATACGCTCAGCGAAGACAACGAGACCCTCGTGGAGTTTGCGATTG gtGGTCTTTGTAACCTGTGCCTGGATAAAATTAACAAAGACTACATCTTGGAGGCAAATGGGGTAGAGCCTATCATCAACTGCCTCTCCAGCTCCAATGAGGAGACGGTCATGTCGGCAGTCACGACACTGATGTACCTGACAACGCCGCAGTCGCGCCAGCAGACCACGGCTCTCCCGGTGGTGGAGTGCATGCTTcgcttctctctctctgccagcAGAAGGCTAAGCAACCTGGCAACTGTCTTCCTGGAGGATTACTGCACGCCGCTGCAAGTGGAAGAGGCCAGGAATCTAAGCAAACACACAGCGGTGGGGATTCCTCTCCCCAAGGACTGA